The following are encoded in a window of Mycolicibacterium tusciae JS617 genomic DNA:
- a CDS encoding helix-turn-helix domain-containing protein, protein MSGGLVRVAIGTRFIYDGELMQVVEMHSAATGTDVVLRAGSGEGGAVRVALRDLLARDRARVVVDDSGPRAHDAEELAGVVLSAMTESERKDLTERAAHIREALTGYRSGVAEMATAGEPRPQYDPHLPLTSRYAAKASELGLSVRTVKQWVSDFRRHGEAGLARSQMSRQKPLGTVDNRWIETGLEVMVEHTDQSRPSQTMVIDRTNARVVARFGDGVVKLPSRATAHRVLAELEKRHPTFRLSTKRNRDIADRPSDAYGKLRPTRPGEYLLMDTTRLDVFALDPVTLRWVQAELTVGMDWYTRCVTGIRVTPVSTKSVDAAAVLYQVYRPRPPGRDWPTHAVWPEHGIPRSVLVDVDAVDGPLTGGGASGPAIVPETIVVDHGKIYVSEHLTSVCQRMGVSIQPARLRTGRDKGPVERFFRTIREDLLQALPGYKGPDVHSRGVDPESEAFFYLDELEAIIREWVAVVYHHRPHDGLVDPHVPGLRMSPALMFEHGMARAGFIEAPRDPDLVYEFLKTEWRKIQHYGVDFGGRRYNGAALNPYRNMTSPYTGKAKGRWPIHHDPDDVTRIYFRDPESRTWHTLMWEHAASMDMPLSEDALQFARKLAASKYTYPDDRLAVADLLERWNLGLGSSVAERRIALRLSREASLLDAAEPENEVAALPSVARVLAMTASPAVDATAPIEVAEPEVGDDDTDDELDASDEDDFYADALEDA, encoded by the coding sequence GTGAGTGGTGGTCTTGTCCGCGTCGCTATCGGAACACGGTTCATCTACGACGGCGAACTGATGCAGGTGGTGGAGATGCATTCAGCCGCCACCGGCACCGATGTCGTCCTTCGCGCTGGTTCAGGGGAAGGCGGCGCAGTGCGGGTGGCGCTGCGCGACCTTCTTGCCAGGGACCGCGCGCGCGTCGTGGTTGACGACTCCGGCCCGCGAGCCCACGATGCGGAAGAACTGGCCGGCGTCGTCCTATCGGCGATGACCGAGTCAGAGAGGAAGGACCTCACTGAACGTGCCGCCCACATACGAGAGGCATTGACTGGCTATCGATCTGGTGTCGCAGAGATGGCTACGGCGGGCGAGCCGCGACCGCAATACGACCCGCACCTTCCGCTCACTAGCCGGTACGCCGCGAAGGCATCTGAACTTGGCCTGAGCGTGCGCACTGTCAAGCAGTGGGTCTCGGATTTTCGTCGGCACGGCGAAGCCGGCCTGGCTCGAAGCCAGATGAGCCGACAGAAGCCGCTCGGCACTGTGGATAACAGGTGGATTGAAACCGGGCTTGAGGTGATGGTCGAGCACACGGATCAATCGCGGCCGTCGCAGACGATGGTGATCGACCGGACGAACGCAAGGGTGGTGGCGAGGTTCGGCGACGGTGTCGTGAAGCTGCCGTCGCGTGCAACGGCACACCGGGTACTTGCCGAGTTGGAGAAGCGCCACCCGACGTTTCGGTTGAGTACCAAGCGGAACCGCGATATCGCCGATCGTCCAAGCGATGCCTATGGGAAGCTGCGCCCGACTCGGCCCGGTGAGTACCTGCTGATGGATACCACTCGGTTGGATGTGTTCGCGTTGGATCCCGTGACGTTGCGCTGGGTCCAAGCGGAGTTGACGGTCGGAATGGATTGGTACACGCGGTGTGTCACCGGGATCCGTGTGACGCCCGTGTCGACGAAATCGGTGGACGCTGCCGCAGTGTTGTATCAGGTGTATCGTCCGCGACCGCCTGGACGCGATTGGCCCACGCACGCGGTGTGGCCTGAGCATGGAATCCCACGCTCGGTCCTCGTTGACGTCGACGCGGTCGACGGCCCACTTACCGGTGGGGGTGCTTCTGGGCCGGCGATCGTGCCGGAGACGATAGTGGTCGATCATGGCAAGATCTATGTTTCCGAGCATCTGACGAGTGTGTGTCAGCGGATGGGGGTGTCGATCCAGCCAGCTAGGTTGCGCACCGGCCGCGATAAGGGACCGGTGGAGCGGTTCTTCCGGACCATTCGGGAGGACTTGCTGCAGGCACTGCCGGGTTACAAAGGCCCTGACGTGCATTCGCGAGGGGTGGACCCGGAGTCGGAGGCGTTCTTCTACCTTGACGAACTGGAGGCGATCATTCGGGAGTGGGTGGCGGTGGTCTATCACCACCGGCCCCACGACGGTTTGGTGGATCCGCATGTGCCCGGTCTGCGGATGTCGCCGGCGCTGATGTTCGAGCACGGTATGGCCCGGGCTGGGTTCATCGAGGCACCGCGTGACCCCGACCTGGTGTATGAGTTCTTGAAGACCGAGTGGCGCAAGATCCAGCACTACGGGGTTGATTTCGGAGGCCGCCGCTACAACGGGGCCGCGTTGAACCCGTACCGCAATATGACGAGCCCGTATACCGGGAAGGCCAAGGGCCGCTGGCCCATTCATCATGACCCCGACGACGTGACCCGCATCTACTTCCGCGATCCGGAGAGCCGCACGTGGCACACGTTGATGTGGGAGCACGCCGCGTCGATGGACATGCCGCTGAGCGAGGACGCTCTCCAGTTCGCCCGCAAGCTCGCGGCGTCGAAGTACACCTATCCTGACGACCGTCTGGCGGTCGCTGATCTGCTGGAGCGCTGGAACCTGGGACTGGGTTCTTCAGTGGCCGAAAGACGGATCGCGCTGCGCCTCTCACGGGAAGCGTCGCTCCTCGACGCCGCTGAACCCGAAAACGAGGTAGCCGCCCTGCCTTCCGTGGCACGGGTGTTGGCAATGACGGCTTCACCGGCCGTCGACGCCACCGCACCCATCGAGGTCGCCGAGCCCGAGGTCGGCGACGACGACACGGACGACGAACTCGACGCATCCGACGAGGACGACTTCTACGCCGATGCCCTGGAGGACGCGTGA
- a CDS encoding TnsA-like heteromeric transposase endonuclease subunit, with protein sequence MAEMVQPGCATVSVRSQDSFEENSTEWGRAPLDAFAGAAPWRTFRWYRGQKHYSGTYWSSTEQRHVIYESRLELTRLLFADFDVKVRRIVAQPFLLRATVNRQARKHVPDYLLLTDDGPIVVDVKPHARLANPKISFTLDWTRRLVEQRGWRYELWSEPPEPELASIRFLAGFRNERCFSPTLLDELRRRDDLPGRTLGEACTSYAGWSKPVVRSAILHLVWSDYLAIEMARPLRQTSILKKGSRS encoded by the coding sequence ATGGCGGAGATGGTGCAGCCTGGATGCGCGACAGTTTCGGTCCGGTCCCAAGACTCGTTCGAGGAGAACAGCACCGAGTGGGGGCGTGCCCCGCTCGATGCGTTCGCCGGTGCGGCTCCATGGCGCACGTTCCGGTGGTATCGCGGACAGAAGCATTACTCAGGCACCTACTGGTCGTCGACCGAGCAGCGGCATGTCATCTACGAGTCTCGCCTCGAGCTCACCCGACTACTGTTCGCTGACTTCGATGTCAAGGTCCGCCGAATCGTCGCACAACCTTTCCTTCTTCGCGCAACGGTGAACCGTCAGGCACGCAAACACGTGCCGGACTACCTGCTCCTGACTGATGACGGCCCGATAGTCGTCGACGTCAAGCCCCACGCGCGCTTGGCCAACCCCAAGATCAGTTTCACCCTCGATTGGACAAGGCGACTGGTCGAGCAGCGGGGCTGGCGCTACGAATTGTGGAGTGAGCCGCCTGAGCCGGAGCTCGCGAGCATCCGCTTTCTCGCTGGCTTCCGAAATGAAAGGTGTTTCAGCCCAACTCTGTTGGATGAGTTGAGGCGTCGAGACGATCTGCCGGGGCGAACGCTGGGTGAGGCATGTACCAGTTATGCCGGTTGGTCGAAGCCGGTTGTGCGGTCGGCGATACTGCATCTGGTATGGAGCGACTACCTTGCCATCGAAATGGCGCGGCCGCTGCGCCAGACGAGCATCCTCAAAAAGGGGTCCCGATCGTGA